The Antennarius striatus isolate MH-2024 chromosome 23, ASM4005453v1, whole genome shotgun sequence genome has a segment encoding these proteins:
- the LOC137590484 gene encoding fatty acid-binding protein, intestinal-like → MGADGYSQSHGLSALHHQLPSTPRASAAMTFNGTWKVESNDNYDKFMEQMGINVMKRKLAEHDNLKITIEQTGDKFHIKESSTFRTKDIDFTLGVQFDYSLADGTEVSGAWEMEGDMLKGKFTRKDNNKVLTTTRALVGGELVQTYHYEGVDAKRIFKKQ, encoded by the exons ATGGGGGCTGATGGGTATTCCCAATCCCACGGTCTGTCAGCGCTTCATCACCAGCTGCCTTCAACCCCGCGAGCCTCTGCAGCCATGACGTTCAACGGAACCTGGAAGGTCGAAAGCAACGACAACTACGACAAGTTCATGGAGCAGATGG GCATTAATGTCATGAAGCGGAAGCTGGCGGAGCATGACAACCTGAAGATCACCATCGAGCAGACCGGGGACAAGTTCCACATCAAAGAGTCCAGCACCTTCCGCACCAAAGACATCGACTTCACCCTGGGCGTCCAGTTCGACTACAGCCTGGCCGACGGCACCGAAGTCTCA GGTGCGTGGGAGATGGAAGGTGACATGCTGAAAGGCAAATTCACCAGGAAAGACAACAACAAGGTCCTGACCACCACTAGAGCTCTGGTGGGAGGAGAGCTGGTACAG ACTTACCACTACGAGGGAGTGGATGCAAAAAGGATTTTCAAGAAGCAGTAA